The proteins below come from a single Magallana gigas chromosome 10, xbMagGiga1.1, whole genome shotgun sequence genomic window:
- the LOC105329081 gene encoding proteasome activator complex subunit 3, with protein sequence MSKKAAKDSKRSATLQKVKEFKDNFKEEGDHLVQDVFPAKILELEELYQSMTMSCLADIHVDLNIPVPDPILFSNNASGDEPSGKKRKIENDNHNNVSGTPVMILPNGPAPSNKKLVVLAEKLKPLIRDLIDHANMMKMWIAFLIPKIEDGNNFGVSVQEETMGEARQVETEAATYLDQVSRYFISRAKLISKVAKYPHIEDYRQAVRELDEKEFVSLRLICCEVRNHYASLHDLVLKNIDKIKKPRSMNAENLLY encoded by the exons ATGTCGAAGAAAGCAGCGAAAGATTCCAAAAGATCCGCAACATTACAAAAG GTCAAAGAGTTCAAGGACAACTTCAAAGAAGAG GGTGATCATTTAGTTCAAGATGTCTTTCCAGCAAAAATCTTGGAGTTAGAAGAGTTATATCAG AGTATGACGATGTCGTGTCTAGCAGATATCCATGTTGACCTGAACATTCCTGTGCCTGACCCCATTTTGTTTTCCAACAATGCATCTGGAGATGAG CCTAGTGGCAAGAAAAGgaaaatagaaaatgataacCATAACAATGTATCAG GAACACCAGTCATGATATTACCAAATGGACCCGCTCCCTCAAATAAGAAACTAGTGGTTCTTGCAGAAAAGTTAAAACCATTAATACGAGACCTCATTGACCACGCAAATATG ATGAAGATGTGGATAGCCTTTCTTATTCCAAAAATAGAAGATGGGAATAATTTTGGTGTGTCAGTTCAG GAGGAGACGATGGGTGAAGCCAGGCAGGTCGAGACTGAGGCCGCCACTTACCTGGACCAGGTGTCTCGCTACTTCATCTCCCGTGCAAAACTCATCTCCAAAGTGGCCAAGTACCCGCATATA gaaGACTACCGACAAGCAGTGCGAGAGTTGGACGAGAAAGAGTTTGTGAGTCTGCGATTAATCTGCTGTGAGGTCAGGAACCACTAC gcAAGCCTTCATGACCTAGTATTGAAAAACATTGACAAGATCAAGAAACCACGATCAATGAATGCAGAGAATCTACTTTACTGA